One Leucobacter muris DNA segment encodes these proteins:
- a CDS encoding NAD(P)H-dependent glycerol-3-phosphate dehydrogenase, translating into MSTRPIPIVTGRNLRNRGRRVAVIGAGSWGTTFAKVLCDAGCDVTVWARRREVAHEIQVAKRNTQYLAGINLPKSLKATDDLSVALRGAGLVFLAVPSQTLRQNLLDIEPYLDRRSVLVSLVKGVEKTTTMRMSQVMADTLDLDPTRIGVISGPNIALEIAKEQPTGGVASCADLTVAQEIATAASAPYFRTYVNTDVVGTELGGVLKNLIALAIGIVDGVGYGENTKAAIITRGIAEMTQFSVAHGADPATLSGLAGLGDLIATCQSPLSRNNTAGRLIGQGYTQEETREQMQQVAEGITSVPPVLELARELGIRMPIVEQVQMVLDGRMAPKDLGPHLATEDDVPQPEQAIPDGAHEGTWRRLLNRLKGTQA; encoded by the coding sequence TTGAGCACGCGGCCGATCCCGATCGTCACCGGTAGGAATCTGCGCAACCGCGGCCGCAGGGTCGCGGTCATCGGAGCGGGCAGCTGGGGCACCACGTTCGCGAAGGTGCTCTGCGACGCGGGCTGCGATGTCACCGTCTGGGCGCGTCGGCGCGAGGTCGCGCACGAGATCCAGGTCGCGAAGCGCAACACCCAGTACCTCGCCGGCATCAACCTGCCGAAGAGCCTGAAGGCGACCGACGACCTCAGCGTCGCGCTGCGCGGCGCGGGCCTCGTCTTCCTCGCGGTGCCGAGCCAGACCCTGCGGCAGAACCTGCTCGACATCGAGCCCTACCTCGACCGGCGCAGCGTGCTAGTGAGCCTCGTGAAGGGGGTCGAGAAGACCACGACCATGCGCATGTCGCAGGTGATGGCCGACACGCTCGACCTCGACCCGACGCGCATCGGCGTGATCTCGGGCCCCAATATCGCGCTCGAGATCGCGAAGGAGCAGCCGACCGGCGGCGTCGCATCCTGCGCCGATCTCACCGTCGCGCAGGAGATCGCGACTGCCGCCTCCGCGCCCTACTTCCGCACCTACGTCAACACCGACGTCGTCGGCACCGAGCTCGGCGGCGTGCTCAAGAACCTCATCGCGCTGGCGATCGGCATCGTCGACGGCGTGGGCTACGGCGAGAACACGAAGGCCGCGATCATCACGCGCGGCATCGCCGAGATGACCCAGTTCTCCGTCGCGCACGGCGCGGATCCCGCGACCCTCTCGGGACTCGCCGGCCTCGGCGACCTCATCGCTACCTGCCAGTCGCCGCTCTCCCGCAACAACACCGCCGGCCGCCTCATCGGGCAGGGCTACACGCAGGAGGAGACGCGGGAGCAGATGCAGCAGGTCGCCGAGGGCATCACGTCGGTGCCCCCGGTGCTCGAGCTCGCCCGCGAGCTGGGCATCCGCATGCCCATCGTGGAGCAGGTGCAGATGGTGCTCGACGGCCGCATGGCCCCGAAGGATCTCGGCCCGCACCTCGCCACCGAAGACGACGTACCGCAGCCCGAGCAGGCGATTCCCGACGGAGCCCACGAGGGCACGTGGCGGCGACTGCTCAACCGTTTGAAGGGAACCCAGGCGTGA
- a CDS encoding D-alanine--D-alanine ligase family protein: protein MTAASSSSPSERRADAPGAGEKRTVALLFGGRSSEHGISCVTAAGVLRAIDRAKFDVIPVGITKQGATVLMREEDLEGYRLEPGALPEVGDNGTRVLWPASTATRTLTVVDQAGALRSLGHVDAVLPMLHGPYGEDGTVQGMLDLVDLPYVGSGVLGSALCMDKHAVKTVLADAGIPVAPWRTVTREQLSRDPYLSERLDEGLSYPLFVKPARAGSSVGVSRVAELAELPAALEVAFAEDRTVLIESGVTGREVEIAVLEGRGEDRPRTSSVIGEIVFTGRDFYDFEAKYLGAAGVELALPAQVTELEFEAIRDAAVRAFEVTQCAGLARIDFFLTDEGPVLNEINTLPGFTPISMYPRLWQESGLEYTDLITELVELAIEKKPAY, encoded by the coding sequence GTGACCGCAGCATCCTCATCCTCCCCGTCGGAGCGCCGCGCCGACGCGCCCGGCGCGGGCGAGAAGCGCACGGTCGCGCTGCTCTTCGGCGGCCGCTCCAGCGAGCACGGCATCAGCTGCGTCACCGCCGCGGGCGTGCTGCGCGCGATCGACCGCGCGAAGTTCGACGTGATCCCGGTGGGCATCACGAAGCAGGGGGCCACCGTGCTCATGCGGGAGGAAGACCTCGAGGGGTACCGGCTCGAGCCCGGCGCGCTGCCCGAGGTCGGCGACAACGGCACGCGCGTGCTGTGGCCGGCCTCCACCGCGACCCGCACGCTCACCGTCGTCGATCAGGCGGGCGCGCTGCGATCGCTGGGGCACGTCGACGCGGTGCTGCCCATGCTGCACGGCCCGTACGGCGAAGACGGCACCGTGCAGGGCATGCTCGACCTGGTCGACCTGCCCTATGTGGGCAGCGGCGTCCTGGGCTCGGCGCTCTGCATGGACAAGCACGCGGTCAAGACCGTGCTGGCCGACGCCGGCATCCCGGTGGCGCCCTGGCGCACGGTGACGCGCGAGCAGCTCTCTCGCGACCCGTACCTCTCGGAGCGTCTCGACGAGGGGCTCTCCTACCCGCTGTTCGTGAAGCCGGCCCGGGCCGGCTCGTCGGTGGGGGTGAGCCGGGTCGCCGAGCTCGCCGAGCTGCCCGCCGCGCTCGAGGTGGCGTTCGCAGAGGATCGCACGGTGCTCATCGAGTCGGGCGTGACGGGGCGCGAGGTGGAGATCGCAGTGCTCGAGGGTCGCGGCGAGGATCGCCCGCGCACCAGCTCGGTGATCGGCGAGATCGTGTTCACCGGGCGCGACTTCTACGATTTCGAGGCGAAGTATCTCGGGGCCGCGGGCGTCGAGCTCGCGCTGCCGGCGCAGGTCACGGAGCTCGAGTTCGAGGCGATCCGGGACGCCGCGGTGCGCGCCTTCGAGGTGACGCAGTGCGCCGGGCTCGCGCGCATCGACTTCTTCCTCACCGACGAGGGACCGGTGCTCAACGAGATCAACACGCTGCCCGGCTTCACCCCGATCTCGATGTACCCGCGGCTCTGGCAGGAGTCGGGGCTCGAATACACCGACCTCATCACCGAGCTGGTCGAGCTGGCGATCGAGAAGAAGCCCGCCTACTGA
- a CDS encoding DUF3515 family protein, giving the protein MTSHRTRLLALATAALASATLLTGCAGDVPMEAAENANDPACADVIVRLPDTVAGLERRTTNAQSTGAWGDPAGVQLQCGVEPSGPTTDTCVNVDGVDWIMDDSQAPLYRFEAYGRSPGLAVFVNSEYASGTAAVLDLGTVVRELPQTRECVGLVDTLDL; this is encoded by the coding sequence GTGACTTCGCACCGCACCCGCCTGCTCGCGCTCGCCACCGCGGCGCTCGCCTCTGCGACGCTGCTCACCGGCTGCGCCGGCGACGTGCCCATGGAGGCGGCCGAGAACGCCAACGACCCGGCCTGCGCCGACGTGATCGTGCGCCTGCCCGACACGGTCGCCGGCCTCGAGCGGCGCACCACCAACGCCCAGTCGACGGGCGCGTGGGGCGATCCGGCCGGCGTGCAGCTGCAGTGCGGCGTCGAGCCGAGCGGCCCCACCACCGACACCTGCGTGAACGTCGACGGGGTCGACTGGATCATGGACGACTCGCAGGCGCCGCTCTACCGCTTCGAGGCCTACGGGCGCTCGCCCGGCCTCGCCGTGTTCGTGAATTCCGAGTACGCGAGCGGTACCGCGGCGGTGCTCGACCTCGGCACCGTCGTCAGGGAGCTGCCGCAGACACGCGAGTGCGTCGGCCTCGTCGACACGCTCGATCTGTAG
- the thiL gene encoding thiamine-phosphate kinase produces the protein MNATVGELGEREVLARVLARLSPSASARLGPGDDCAVLGFEGDAVVTTDTMIEGPDFRLAWHDGFELGWKLAATNLSDVAAMGARPTALTVALAVPHETPVDLLERIARGLDAACRQLAPGCGVIGGDLGRAPVVTASVTALGDLEGRPPVTRSGARPGDRVAYAGQLGLAGLGLSLLFAEAADPDGTAHSRSLPALRRAYPAAVAAQLAPEPPIALGAAAADAGATAMMDVSDSLSIDADRLARASGVTVDLDALLLERGFGVQHGAAVPIGAMLTGGEDHGLLATFPASAALPHGFLPIGAVRDIDSGSAAAPGIRLDGGALDPAGWDPYTVRPPGS, from the coding sequence GTGAACGCGACCGTGGGGGAACTGGGGGAGCGCGAGGTGCTCGCCCGCGTGCTCGCCCGCCTGAGCCCCTCCGCGAGCGCGCGGCTCGGTCCGGGCGACGACTGCGCGGTGCTCGGCTTCGAGGGCGACGCGGTCGTGACGACCGACACGATGATCGAGGGGCCCGACTTCCGTCTGGCCTGGCACGACGGATTCGAACTGGGGTGGAAGCTCGCGGCCACCAACCTCTCCGACGTCGCGGCCATGGGTGCGCGGCCCACGGCGCTCACCGTGGCGCTCGCCGTGCCGCACGAGACACCGGTCGATCTGCTCGAGCGGATCGCGCGCGGCCTCGACGCCGCCTGCCGGCAGCTCGCGCCGGGCTGCGGTGTGATCGGCGGCGACCTCGGGCGCGCGCCGGTGGTGACCGCCTCGGTGACGGCGCTCGGCGACCTCGAGGGGCGGCCGCCCGTGACCCGCTCGGGCGCGAGGCCGGGCGACAGGGTCGCGTACGCGGGGCAGCTCGGGCTCGCGGGGCTCGGGCTGTCGCTGCTGTTCGCCGAGGCCGCCGATCCCGACGGCACCGCCCACTCCCGGTCGCTGCCCGCCCTGCGGCGGGCCTACCCCGCGGCCGTCGCCGCGCAGCTCGCCCCCGAGCCGCCCATCGCGCTCGGAGCGGCCGCGGCCGACGCGGGAGCGACCGCGATGATGGACGTCTCCGACTCGCTGTCGATCGACGCCGACCGCCTGGCGCGGGCGAGCGGGGTGACAGTCGACCTCGACGCGCTCCTGCTGGAGCGCGGCTTCGGAGTGCAGCACGGCGCTGCAGTGCCGATCGGGGCGATGCTCACGGGCGGTGAGGATCACGGGCTGCTCGCGACGTTCCCGGCGTCGGCGGCGCTGCCGCACGGCTTCCTGCCGATCGGCGCGGTGCGGGATATCGATTCGGGATCCGCGGCCGCGCCCGGGATCCGTCTCGACGGCGGCGCGCTCGACCCCGCCGGCTGGGACCCGTACACGGTGCGCCCGCCCGGATCCTGA